From the Halalkalicoccus sp. CGA53 genome, one window contains:
- a CDS encoding phage major capsid protein yields the protein MPTTTQNVPVQSYTIESILEERTAPMYQFRNAFRDYDATDNDEEEIKFPTPSDDFLRDTMADIDELSQYPQMELEYGEASATWAKYGFAVTISDEAVRFSRIDAELDAQGQMMESNARKLDAQAYELLAEENNDIEIGDGETDFNYEVTVDAWVEMMDQEYNPDRMLWVVGPQAFGELAKDDRFTHATDRGDELIRNRVLEDMFGTPYVLSNTGDLTDDAFLVDTGTYGYEVEWEPTSVEVVDKRDIDGTMYKISGMWGYGVTDPQAAMYVPGGVA from the coding sequence ATGCCAACTACTACCCAGAACGTCCCCGTTCAGAGCTACACCATCGAGTCGATCCTCGAGGAGAGGACGGCCCCGATGTACCAGTTCCGGAACGCTTTCAGGGACTACGACGCGACGGACAACGACGAAGAAGAGATCAAGTTCCCCACCCCGAGCGACGACTTCCTTCGGGACACGATGGCGGACATCGACGAACTCTCGCAGTACCCCCAGATGGAACTGGAGTACGGCGAGGCGTCGGCGACGTGGGCGAAGTACGGCTTCGCCGTGACGATCTCCGACGAGGCGGTCCGCTTCTCGCGCATCGACGCGGAGCTCGACGCGCAGGGGCAGATGATGGAGTCGAACGCCCGCAAGCTCGACGCGCAGGCGTACGAACTCCTCGCGGAGGAGAACAACGACATCGAGATCGGCGACGGCGAGACCGACTTCAACTACGAGGTCACCGTCGATGCGTGGGTCGAGATGATGGACCAGGAGTACAACCCGGACCGGATGCTCTGGGTCGTCGGTCCACAGGCGTTCGGCGAGCTCGCGAAGGACGACCGGTTCACGCACGCGACCGATCGTGGCGACGAGCTGATCCGGAACCGCGTTCTCGAGGACATGTTCGGGACGCCGTACGTCCTCTCGAACACGGGCGACCTCACCGACGATGCGTTCCTCGTCGACACCGGAACCTACGGCTACGAAGTCGAGTGGGAACCGACGTCGGTCGAGGTCGTCGACAAGCGAGATATCGACGGGACGATGTACAAGATCAGCGGTATGTGGGGCTACGGCGTCACAGACCCGCAGGCTGCGATGTACGTCCCCGGCGGAGTCGCGTAG
- a CDS encoding HK97-gp10 family putative phage morphogenesis protein, with the protein MGETFGSGGWAIKTTGINKAVNRLNDVSVQFDGSTTYVVGPQTSYAIYHELGTSKMQARPFMRPAAERVSGDIAGYAQRVSRTQGIPLNSEANIVRCVALAVEDEAKRIAKAKGVEDTGATIASIEARRVS; encoded by the coding sequence ATGGGCGAGACGTTCGGATCCGGCGGCTGGGCGATCAAGACGACCGGGATAAACAAGGCGGTCAACCGCCTCAACGACGTCAGCGTCCAGTTCGATGGCTCGACGACGTACGTTGTCGGGCCACAGACGTCGTACGCGATTTATCACGAACTCGGAACGTCGAAGATGCAAGCGCGTCCGTTCATGCGACCGGCGGCCGAGCGCGTCTCGGGCGATATCGCCGGCTACGCGCAGCGCGTCTCCCGGACGCAGGGCATCCCGCTCAACAGCGAGGCGAACATCGTCCGATGTGTCGCCCTCGCCGTCGAAGACGAGGCGAAGCGGATCGCTAAGGCGAAAGGTGTCGAGGACACCGGGGCGACGATCGCCTCGATTGAAGCTCGGCGGGTGAGCTAA
- a CDS encoding phage tail tape measure protein encodes MALTGTGGSDIDVNIGGDSSGLQSAIAAGISELNSFKGAVAAAGVAVAAFGGKALKESIGAAASFEAQMTESLAVMGDVSDTMRNDMEDAARSVARETTFSAEQAGEAYYFLASAGFDAAESIEALPEVANFAAAGAIEMGDASDYATDIMQAFGYEAEELDKVTDTLTATFTNHNQTAEGMGEAMSYVAPVASEMGMEIEQASAAIGMMGDAGIKGSRAGTSLRQALASLASPSAKQAELMEELGVNATDSNGDLRDMGDILRDLEAAGVTSGQMMELFGTRAGPAMQVLLSEGGDALDEYTNQIAESGGITEQVAQDQMQSFQAQFNILLSNIRDVAIGIGQVFLPVLTALTQRLTGVVRWFAELNDRFDGLPGAIALVSTVIGGLTAAAYVLGTTFASTLVPAAGAVAAGIAAIGAPILAVGAILTAAAAAWRTDFAGIRTQVERVTAAFTDTFAPLVQLALSTVQWIIGDLAEMWRSHTAAVEGTVGRVVSLVGDQLVGRITAAGQAIHERIYSLDAIWGQHRDTVDQTIGAVIGFITSLAEQFFSYLRPVATFLVETFQAAWESAVGSIISIGETLVELVIGLGQRFGVFDEQTRTTSQVLGQLLDPFKKVELAVSGLQEVTGHLTTRWDEDFYGIRTTTETATGRIREILGGIDQSLVTEGLTSIRQTFDGELSGTRDVSILRMDEIAAGVSERLEGLVSVGQMLWDMHAEQTASTLQNLAATVIQLVTHFTAVFIDILSPFLSRAGQFWDEHGDQIIFIVGAFTSIVISLVRTLVDTLLAVIGPALDQMSQTWDDHGHLVVTAVELMADVVFGTLGWLIDSLESLIKAGTAAMEGDWSAAWSHISDIFVSTAEGIYSFATSWGGRLLSWLSGLIGDVIDHFVGMARDLVGNSVVPNMFDSILSVADRFGSDLIWWLARLAADFVRDLFRMGLDATREVRNMASDMLSAVDITGRFRSAGSALISAFARGIRNAASEATSAVSGVVDSVSSYLPGSDAETGPLADLTKQGEALPETFASGIKDEAGLVADMGALVGALASPQPAGGTGRTDRSVTVNIEKIEASGRREGREAGRELTKALEAYNVGR; translated from the coding sequence ATGGCACTCACAGGGACCGGCGGGAGCGACATCGACGTCAACATCGGTGGCGACTCCTCGGGACTTCAGTCCGCGATAGCCGCCGGCATCTCCGAGCTCAACAGTTTCAAGGGTGCCGTCGCGGCCGCCGGGGTCGCGGTCGCCGCGTTCGGCGGGAAAGCGCTCAAGGAGTCGATCGGCGCGGCGGCGTCGTTCGAGGCGCAGATGACGGAGTCGCTCGCTGTGATGGGCGACGTCTCGGATACGATGCGCAACGACATGGAGGACGCCGCCCGCTCCGTTGCGCGCGAGACGACGTTCTCCGCCGAGCAGGCCGGCGAGGCGTACTATTTCCTCGCCAGTGCGGGCTTCGACGCCGCGGAGTCGATCGAAGCGCTGCCCGAAGTCGCCAACTTCGCCGCTGCGGGCGCGATCGAGATGGGCGACGCCTCGGACTACGCGACCGACATCATGCAGGCGTTCGGCTACGAGGCCGAGGAACTCGATAAGGTCACGGACACGCTCACCGCCACGTTCACGAACCACAACCAGACCGCCGAGGGGATGGGCGAGGCGATGAGCTACGTCGCGCCGGTCGCCTCCGAGATGGGGATGGAGATCGAGCAGGCGAGCGCCGCGATCGGCATGATGGGTGACGCCGGGATCAAGGGATCCCGTGCCGGGACATCACTCCGGCAGGCGCTGGCCTCGCTCGCCTCGCCGAGTGCGAAACAGGCCGAGCTGATGGAGGAGCTCGGCGTCAACGCGACCGACTCGAACGGCGACCTGCGGGACATGGGTGATATCCTGCGCGATCTCGAGGCCGCGGGGGTCACCTCCGGCCAGATGATGGAGTTGTTCGGGACGCGAGCCGGGCCGGCGATGCAGGTCCTCCTTTCGGAGGGTGGCGACGCTCTCGACGAGTACACGAATCAGATCGCCGAGTCCGGCGGCATCACCGAGCAGGTCGCCCAGGACCAGATGCAGAGTTTTCAGGCCCAGTTCAACATCCTCCTGTCGAACATTCGAGACGTCGCGATCGGGATCGGACAGGTGTTCCTTCCCGTTCTGACGGCGCTCACGCAGCGGCTCACGGGCGTCGTTCGGTGGTTCGCCGAACTCAACGACCGGTTCGACGGGCTTCCCGGCGCGATCGCGCTGGTCTCGACGGTGATCGGCGGGCTGACGGCCGCGGCGTACGTCCTCGGGACGACGTTCGCCTCCACGCTCGTCCCCGCGGCGGGCGCGGTCGCGGCGGGTATCGCGGCGATCGGCGCACCGATCCTCGCTGTTGGGGCGATTCTGACGGCCGCGGCGGCCGCCTGGCGCACGGACTTCGCGGGGATCAGGACACAGGTCGAGCGCGTCACGGCCGCGTTCACAGACACGTTCGCCCCCTTGGTCCAATTGGCCCTGTCAACCGTCCAGTGGATCATCGGTGACCTCGCGGAGATGTGGCGCTCTCACACGGCCGCGGTCGAGGGGACGGTCGGGCGTGTCGTTTCGCTGGTTGGCGATCAGCTCGTCGGCCGGATCACAGCCGCCGGACAGGCGATCCATGAACGGATCTACTCGCTTGATGCGATCTGGGGACAGCACCGCGACACGGTCGACCAAACGATCGGCGCGGTCATCGGCTTCATCACGTCCCTCGCGGAACAGTTCTTCTCATATCTCCGACCGGTCGCGACGTTCCTCGTCGAGACGTTTCAGGCGGCCTGGGAGTCGGCGGTCGGGAGTATCATCTCGATCGGCGAGACGCTCGTCGAGCTCGTCATCGGACTCGGTCAGCGGTTCGGCGTGTTCGACGAACAGACCCGGACCACGTCACAAGTCCTCGGCCAGCTGCTCGACCCGTTCAAGAAGGTGGAGCTGGCGGTCTCCGGCCTCCAGGAGGTCACCGGACACCTCACGACTCGCTGGGACGAGGACTTCTACGGCATCCGGACCACGACTGAGACCGCCACCGGCCGGATCAGAGAGATCCTCGGCGGGATCGATCAGTCGCTCGTTACTGAGGGGCTCACGTCGATCCGGCAGACGTTCGACGGCGAACTCTCGGGGACGAGAGACGTCTCGATACTCCGGATGGACGAGATCGCCGCCGGAGTGAGCGAGCGCCTCGAGGGGCTGGTCTCGGTCGGTCAGATGCTCTGGGACATGCACGCCGAGCAGACGGCGTCGACGCTCCAGAACCTCGCGGCGACGGTGATCCAACTCGTCACACACTTCACGGCGGTTTTCATCGACATCCTCTCACCGTTTCTCTCACGCGCGGGCCAGTTCTGGGACGAGCACGGCGACCAGATCATCTTCATCGTCGGCGCGTTCACGTCGATCGTCATCTCCCTCGTCCGGACACTCGTCGACACACTCCTCGCGGTCATCGGGCCAGCACTCGACCAGATGTCCCAGACCTGGGACGATCACGGCCATCTCGTCGTCACGGCGGTCGAGCTGATGGCCGACGTCGTGTTCGGGACGCTCGGGTGGCTGATCGACTCGCTCGAGTCACTCATCAAGGCCGGAACGGCGGCGATGGAGGGAGACTGGTCGGCCGCGTGGTCCCACATCTCCGACATATTCGTCAGCACGGCCGAGGGGATCTACTCGTTCGCGACGTCGTGGGGCGGACGGCTCCTCTCGTGGCTCAGCGGCCTCATCGGCGACGTGATCGATCACTTCGTCGGGATGGCTCGCGACCTCGTGGGCAATTCGGTCGTGCCCAACATGTTCGATTCGATACTGTCGGTCGCCGATCGGTTCGGGAGCGACCTAATTTGGTGGCTCGCTCGCCTCGCGGCCGATTTCGTCCGCGACCTCTTCCGGATGGGTCTCGACGCGACCCGAGAAGTCCGGAACATGGCGAGCGATATGCTCTCGGCGGTCGACATCACCGGCCGGTTCCGATCGGCCGGCTCCGCACTCATCTCGGCGTTCGCTCGCGGGATTCGAAACGCCGCGAGTGAGGCAACGAGCGCCGTCTCGGGCGTCGTCGACTCGGTGTCGAGCTATCTCCCTGGCTCCGACGCCGAGACAGGCCCGCTCGCGGATCTGACCAAACAGGGCGAAGCGCTCCCCGAGACGTTCGCCTCCGGGATCAAGGACGAAGCGGGTCTCGTCGCGGACATGGGCGCACTGGTCGGCGCGCTCGCGTCGCCACAGCCAGCTGGCGGCACCGGGCGGACGGATAGGTCCGTGACGGTCAACATCGAGAAGATCGAGGCCAGCGGGCGGCGTGAGGGTCGAGAAGCGGGCCGTGAACTCACGAAGGCGCTCGAGGCGTACAACGTGGGGCGCTAA
- a CDS encoding succinylglutamate desuccinylase/aspartoacylase domain-containing protein — MIDISINDEALEALIVERVDDVLGEIDFGGGPPGQGGESAYTTVGVGGDYDSLENAYDACAEGAGGEVMVLPTYSARNDSFPIEIDDRATGIRGQGYASTIDARGTSGPVFDLCYGAVRPLGAGINNLRIRGGDPGVLVSSARYSEMERVMIRDTDGVGLLLESDGSGAINTHDYRGLKIEKTASHGIHLASEHNSAAHSTRFLQTDVNFAGGHGLLLDGGFSVDFWQGTLQHSELHGLCGTEKNSGMIDVKGCYIEANNESGDVDAEVRLDRSFGSSITDCYFYDLGNGTPHAIVLAGRNQTVDKCTFRPYSRARIADETGQNTVRAEGCRLIGGGVLGDFSSPSGGEVPSGGGGTESDGPRGNYRINEGTDDETTVHVFGTGSPKTMVVANIHGNERSAAIAAERMIDEEWEPREGQLLVLNPAWPCADRNETRDGCGYDANRAFGGDPEAYDAFDDEGWTEMARGIFTAVEAEDPDVLIDLHASWQLGNGPARKIFPNGRGDSREFARNACDAVNAYHGFSGSEAWSVGNTVSPSGAGNQGMLVTRCHDIGVPALLSETYVRGGSWTAQSQRHLTVVAQVMGDVGHRHPPKIGRWR; from the coding sequence ATGATAGACATATCAATCAACGACGAAGCGTTAGAGGCATTGATCGTCGAGCGCGTGGACGACGTGCTCGGGGAGATAGACTTCGGGGGCGGACCTCCGGGGCAGGGCGGCGAGTCGGCGTACACGACCGTTGGCGTCGGTGGCGACTACGACAGCCTGGAGAACGCCTACGACGCCTGCGCGGAGGGTGCGGGCGGCGAGGTCATGGTCCTGCCGACCTACTCCGCGCGAAACGACTCGTTTCCCATCGAGATCGACGACAGAGCGACCGGCATCCGAGGGCAAGGATACGCGAGCACGATCGACGCCCGTGGGACGAGCGGCCCCGTGTTCGATCTCTGTTACGGCGCCGTCCGGCCGCTCGGGGCGGGGATCAACAACCTCCGGATCCGGGGCGGTGACCCGGGCGTGCTCGTCTCCTCGGCGCGCTACTCGGAGATGGAGCGCGTCATGATCCGGGACACTGATGGCGTCGGTCTGCTGCTCGAGTCCGACGGGAGCGGCGCGATCAACACGCACGACTATCGCGGACTCAAGATCGAGAAGACGGCCTCGCACGGCATCCATCTCGCGAGCGAGCACAACTCCGCAGCCCACTCGACCCGCTTCCTCCAGACCGACGTCAACTTCGCCGGCGGCCACGGCCTTCTGCTCGACGGCGGGTTCAGCGTCGACTTCTGGCAGGGGACACTCCAGCACTCGGAGCTCCACGGCCTCTGCGGGACGGAGAAGAACTCCGGGATGATCGACGTCAAGGGGTGCTATATCGAGGCCAACAACGAGAGCGGCGACGTCGACGCCGAGGTCCGCCTGGATCGGTCGTTCGGGTCGTCGATCACCGACTGCTACTTCTACGACCTCGGGAACGGGACGCCGCACGCGATCGTCCTCGCCGGCCGGAATCAGACGGTCGATAAGTGCACGTTCCGGCCCTACTCGAGAGCTCGTATCGCCGACGAGACCGGGCAGAACACCGTCCGGGCCGAGGGCTGTCGGCTGATCGGCGGGGGCGTGCTCGGGGATTTTAGCTCCCCGTCCGGTGGCGAGGTGCCGTCGGGCGGTGGCGGCACCGAATCGGATGGTCCTCGAGGCAACTATCGGATCAACGAGGGCACCGACGACGAAACGACGGTCCACGTCTTCGGGACCGGCTCGCCGAAGACGATGGTCGTCGCGAACATCCACGGCAACGAGCGGAGCGCGGCGATCGCCGCCGAGCGGATGATCGACGAGGAGTGGGAACCGAGAGAGGGACAGCTGCTCGTCCTGAACCCGGCCTGGCCGTGTGCGGATCGGAACGAGACGCGCGACGGATGTGGCTACGACGCGAACCGCGCCTTCGGTGGTGATCCAGAGGCGTATGACGCCTTCGACGACGAGGGTTGGACGGAGATGGCTCGCGGGATCTTCACCGCGGTCGAGGCGGAGGACCCCGACGTCCTGATCGACCTCCACGCTTCGTGGCAGCTCGGGAACGGCCCGGCGCGCAAGATTTTCCCGAACGGTCGCGGCGACTCGAGAGAGTTCGCCCGGAACGCCTGTGACGCCGTCAACGCCTATCACGGATTCTCTGGTAGCGAAGCGTGGTCGGTCGGCAACACCGTCTCGCCGAGCGGGGCGGGCAACCAGGGGATGCTCGTGACGCGCTGTCACGACATCGGCGTCCCGGCGCTGCTTTCGGAGACGTACGTTCGCGGCGGCTCCTGGACAGCGCAGTCCCAGCGACATCTGACGGTCGTCGCGCAGGTGATGGGCGACGTCGGACACAGACATCCGCCGAAAATCGGGCGCTGGCGGTAG